The following are encoded together in the Flavobacterium sp. TR2 genome:
- the rpsB gene encoding 30S ribosomal protein S2: MANKIEVKELLEAGVHFGHMTRKWDPNMAPYIYMERNGIHIINLYKTAAKIEEANEALKKIAASGRKILFVATKKQAKDIVADKAKAANMPYITERWPGGMLTNFVTIRKAVKKMSSIDKMKKDGTFNTLSKKERLQVDRLRAKLEKNLGSIADMSRLPAALFVVDIKAEHIAIKEAQKLNIPVFAMVDTNSDPREVDYVIPANDDASKSIDKILSLVTTAVIEGLSDRGAEKEVEAAEEAPAVEAEAPATETEE, encoded by the coding sequence ATGGCAAACAAAATAGAAGTAAAAGAATTACTAGAAGCAGGTGTTCACTTCGGACACATGACTAGAAAATGGGATCCAAACATGGCTCCTTACATTTATATGGAGCGTAATGGTATTCACATTATCAATCTATATAAAACTGCAGCTAAAATTGAAGAAGCTAACGAAGCTTTGAAAAAAATCGCTGCATCAGGTAGAAAAATCTTATTCGTAGCTACCAAAAAACAAGCAAAAGACATCGTTGCTGATAAAGCAAAAGCTGCAAATATGCCTTACATCACTGAAAGATGGCCAGGTGGAATGTTGACTAACTTCGTAACTATCAGAAAGGCAGTTAAAAAAATGTCTTCTATCGATAAAATGAAGAAAGATGGTACTTTCAACACTTTATCTAAAAAAGAGCGTTTACAAGTTGATCGTCTACGTGCTAAATTAGAGAAAAACTTAGGTTCAATTGCTGATATGTCTAGACTACCTGCAGCATTGTTCGTAGTAGATATCAAAGCTGAACACATCGCAATAAAAGAAGCTCAAAAATTAAACATTCCAGTTTTCGCAATGGTTGATACGAATTCTGACCCAAGAGAGGTTGATTACGTGATTCCTGCAAATGATGACGCTTCTAAATCAATTGACAAAATTTTATCTTTAGTAACTACTGCAGTAATCGAAGGTCTTTCTGACAGAGGTGCTGAGAAAGAAGTTGAAGCTGCTGAAGAAGCTCCTGCTGTTGAAGCTGAAGCTCCTGCAACTGAAACTGAAGAATAA
- the rpsI gene encoding 30S ribosomal protein S9, translated as MGVIHKIGRRKTAVARVYVSEGTGNITVNKKEFATYFPTATLQYKVLQPLSMTENASNFDVKVNVYGGGTTGQAEAVRMALARVMCEVNAENRAILKPEGLLTRDPRMVERKKFGQKKARKRFQFSKR; from the coding sequence ATGGGAGTTATTCACAAAATCGGCAGAAGAAAAACCGCTGTTGCACGTGTATACGTTTCTGAAGGAACTGGAAACATCACTGTAAACAAAAAAGAATTCGCAACTTACTTTCCAACTGCAACTTTACAATACAAAGTTTTACAACCGCTTTCTATGACAGAAAACGCTAGTAACTTTGACGTAAAAGTAAACGTTTACGGAGGTGGTACAACTGGTCAGGCAGAAGCTGTAAGAATGGCATTAGCACGCGTAATGTGTGAAGTTAACGCTGAAAACAGAGCTATTCTTAAACCAGAAGGTTTATTAACAAGAGACCCAAGAATGGTTGAACGTAAGAAATTCGGTCAGAAGAAAGCTCGTAAGAGATTCCAATTCTCTAAACGTTAA
- the rplM gene encoding 50S ribosomal protein L13 codes for MDALSYKTVSASKATVTKEWIVVDAEGHNLGRLASKVAMILRGKYKPSYTPHVDCGDNVIVINSEKINLTGTKMNDKIYMRHTGYPGGQRTLTAKVLQAKNPAALVEKAVKGMLPKNKLGAELFRNLNVVVGSEHKHGAQKPRTVNLNDLK; via the coding sequence ATGGACGCATTAAGCTACAAAACAGTTTCAGCTAGCAAAGCCACTGTAACTAAAGAGTGGATTGTTGTTGACGCTGAAGGTCATAACTTAGGACGTCTTGCTTCTAAGGTTGCTATGATCTTAAGAGGGAAGTACAAGCCAAGTTACACACCGCACGTTGACTGTGGAGATAACGTAATTGTTATCAACTCGGAAAAAATTAACCTTACAGGTACAAAAATGAATGACAAAATTTACATGCGTCATACAGGTTACCCAGGAGGACAAAGAACTTTAACTGCTAAAGTATTGCAAGCTAAAAATCCAGCTGCATTAGTAGAAAAAGCTGTAAAAGGTATGTTACCTAAGAACAAATTAGGTGCTGAACTTTTTAGAAATCTAAATGTTGTTGTAGGATCTGAGCACAAACACGGAGCTCAAAAACCTAGAACTGTTAACCTAAATGATCTTAAGTAA
- a CDS encoding ferritin-like domain-containing protein: MNILKFIESFTDDNLMNSTGSRRDSFSHFGNIGKNLAMASIPFGLSALANKAFAKDITATPATPIGALQFALTLEYLENEFYSMALDSGVIPALENGGRDLKVFQQIADHESDHVKFLIAGLGGTASPNFVPKPTFDFTVGGTFDPFHDYPTFLTLAQAFEDTGVRAYKGQAANLITTPDLLTAALQIHSVEARHASEVRRLRGLKGWISNADRGAGMPSATQAVYDGEGVTMQAGFNTAAAFGAAAGSEAYDEPLTTQQVVDIANIFIV, encoded by the coding sequence ATGAACATTTTAAAATTTATAGAATCCTTTACTGACGACAATTTAATGAACAGTACAGGTTCCCGCAGAGATAGTTTTTCGCACTTTGGAAATATTGGAAAAAATTTAGCTATGGCATCCATTCCTTTCGGATTGTCGGCTCTTGCCAATAAAGCTTTCGCTAAAGATATTACGGCAACGCCAGCAACTCCGATCGGAGCATTGCAGTTTGCTTTGACCTTAGAATATCTTGAGAATGAATTCTATTCGATGGCATTAGACTCAGGTGTCATTCCCGCTTTGGAAAATGGAGGAAGAGATCTAAAAGTATTTCAGCAGATTGCAGATCATGAATCTGATCACGTCAAATTTTTAATCGCTGGTTTGGGTGGTACTGCAAGCCCTAACTTTGTTCCAAAACCAACTTTTGACTTTACGGTTGGCGGAACATTTGACCCTTTTCATGATTATCCAACTTTTTTAACTTTGGCACAAGCCTTTGAAGATACAGGAGTTAGAGCATACAAAGGACAGGCTGCAAATTTGATAACCACACCAGATTTATTGACCGCAGCTCTGCAGATTCATTCAGTCGAAGCACGCCACGCCTCTGAAGTTAGAAGATTAAGAGGCTTGAAAGGATGGATTTCTAATGCTGACAGAGGTGCAGGAATGCCTTCTGCAACGCAAGCCGTTTATGATGGCGAAGGCGTAACTATGCAGGCAGGATTTAATACGGCAGCCGCTTTTGGTGCCGCAGCAGGCTCAGAAGCTTATGATGAGCCACTTACAACACAACAAGTCGTTGATATTGCCAATATATTTATTGTATAA
- a CDS encoding ferritin-like domain-containing protein, whose amino-acid sequence MKNEVKIHEVDPSLNSRRSFLKLSGLTLVTTGLVLAGCSDNDNDNNMEDTSLPGVRNGVFDLGSGDFGVLTYAYALEQLEADFYTKVVNSSNFNAVFNDTERQVLTDLYHHEVVHRDFFKAALTGALPDPSSQLLPTLAFNYGSLNFNSRSEVLATAKALEDTGVAAYNGAGRLIKTADYLLLAGKIVSVEARHASAIRSLINPNSKDFAGDDIVNMSTGLDDAKDPSKILPIAANFITTKFTAKYLP is encoded by the coding sequence ATGAAAAACGAAGTTAAAATTCACGAAGTTGATCCTTCACTGAATAGCAGAAGGAGCTTTCTTAAGCTCAGCGGATTAACATTAGTAACCACAGGTTTGGTTCTGGCTGGCTGCAGCGACAATGACAATGACAATAATATGGAAGACACTTCCTTGCCGGGAGTCAGAAATGGCGTTTTTGACTTAGGCTCTGGCGACTTTGGCGTTCTAACATACGCCTATGCTCTAGAGCAGCTAGAAGCAGATTTTTACACCAAGGTTGTAAATTCCTCAAACTTTAATGCTGTATTTAATGACACTGAACGACAAGTCCTCACCGATTTGTATCATCATGAAGTTGTTCACAGAGATTTTTTCAAAGCCGCTTTGACTGGTGCTCTGCCAGATCCTAGCTCACAATTGCTTCCTACTCTAGCCTTTAATTATGGCTCTTTAAACTTTAATAGCCGCAGCGAAGTTTTAGCCACCGCAAAAGCCCTTGAAGATACAGGAGTTGCTGCTTATAATGGAGCTGGAAGATTAATTAAGACTGCAGATTACTTATTATTAGCAGGAAAAATCGTTTCTGTTGAAGCCAGACACGCATCTGCAATAAGAAGCTTGATCAATCCGAATTCTAAAGATTTTGCCGGAGACGATATTGTAAATATGTCAACAGGACTAGATGACGCTAAAGATCCGTCTAAAATCCTTCCTATCGCTGCTAATTTTATTACTACAAAATTTACAGCCAAATACTTGCCTTAA